A genomic window from Nicotiana sylvestris chromosome 11, ASM39365v2, whole genome shotgun sequence includes:
- the LOC104233867 gene encoding putative clathrin assembly protein At5g35200, which yields MSGGGTQNSLRKTLGALKDTTTVSLAKINSGYKELDIAIVKATNHVEQPAKEKYIRAIFSAISATRPRADVAYCIHALARRLSKTHNWAVALKTLIVIHRALREVDPTFQEELINYGRSRNRMLNMAHFKDDSSPNAWDYSAWVRSYALFLEERLECFRVLTYDVETDRPRTKDLDTPELLEQLPALQQLLYRIIGCQPQGASVHNFVVQLALSMVASESIKIYNAISDGTVNLVDKFFEMQRTDALRSLDIYRRAGQQAEALSEFYEICKSIDVGRGEKFIKIEQPPASFLQAMEEYVREAPRASTVRKDSEPKVILAIEYKKDSEVKDAGSRSPPPPEPEKEPEPKPEPVKTEAPPAEPADLLSLDDPSPAVAELDEKNSLALAIVPVGSSNPPASAVSNLTNGATGWELALVEAPSSNESATTTSKLAGGLDKLTLDSLYDDAMRQTNQNVSYNPWEPAPVASQMMPNVGYDPFYVSNMVAAPTNVQMAAMANQQQAFMLQQQQQHMMMMTPQPQPTANPFANPYGANANPYGPGMPVQAYNPYHTGLI from the exons ATGTCGGGAGGAGGTACGCAGAACAGTTTAAGGAAAACCCTTGGAGCACTCAAGGATACAACTACTGTCAGTTTAGCTAAAATTAATAGCGGCTATAAG GAATTGGATATTGCTATAGTTAAGGCAACAAATCATGTTGAACAGCCAGCAAAAGAGAAGTACATAAGAG CCATTTTTTCTGCCATTTCGGCTACCAGGCCTCGAGCTGATGTTGCATACTGCATTCACGCTCTTGCAAGAAGATTGTCGAAGACGCATAATTGGGCG GTTGCGTTAAAAACATTGATTGTCATTCACCGTGCTTTAAGAGAGGTGGACCCTACATTCCAGGAGGAACTTATTAACTATGGTCGCAGCAGAAATCGCATGCTTAACATGGCTCATTTCAAAGATGACTCTAGTCCAAATG CATGGGATTACTCTGCTTGGGTGCGTTCGTATGCCTTGTTCCTGGAGGAGAGGCTGGAATGTTTTCGAGTGCTGACATATGATGTGGAGACCGATCGTCCG AGAACTAAAGATTTAGACACGCCGGAGTTGCTTGAACAGTTACCAGCCTTACAACAACTTCTGTATCGTATTATCGGCTGTCAG CCACAAGGGGCGTCTGTTCACAACTTTGTGGTTCAGTTAGCACTTTCAATG GTTGCTTCAGAGAGCATTAAAATCTATAACGCTATCAGTGATGGTACAGTTAATTTAGTTGACAAG TTCTTTGAGATGCAACGGACAGATGCTCTTAGGTCTCTCGATATATACCGCAGGGCTGGTCAGCAG GCTGAAGCGCTTTCAGAGTTTTACGAAATATGTAAAAGTATCGACGTGGGACGTGGCgagaaatttattaaaattgagCAG CCCCCTGCATCATTTTTACAAGCAATGGAGGAGTATGTGAGAGAAGCACCACGAGCTTCTACCGTGCGGAAAGATTCG GAACCCAAAGTTATTTTGGCTATTGAGTACAAAAAGGACTCAGAGGTCAAAGATGCTGGCTCCCGTTCTCCCCCTCCACCTGAACCTGAAAAGGAACCTGAACCAAAGCCGGAGCCGGTTAAAACGGAAGCTCCACCGGCAGAACCTGCTGATCTTTTG TCTTTGGATGATCCTTCTCCAGCAGTTGCAGAACTAGATGAGAAAAATTCTTTGGCTTTAGCTATCGTACCAGTTG GCTCTAGCAACCCACCGGCTTCAGCTGTTTCAAATCTTACTAATGGAGCTACAGGCTGGGAATTGGCTCTTGTCGAAGCTCCCAGCTCGAATGAGAGTGCCACTACGACGAGTAAACTG GCCGGAGGACTTGACAAACTTACGCTAGATAGTTTGTATGATGATGCAATGAGACAAACCAACCAAAATGTGAGCTATAATCCGTGGGAACCTGCACCAGTAGCTTCTCAAATGATGCCAAACGTTGGATACGACCCGTTCTACGTATCAAACATGGTGGCAGCCCCAACTAATGTGCAAATGGCAGCCATGGCGAACCAGCAACAGGCTTTCATgttacagcaacaacaacaacatatgaTGATGATGACTCCCCAACCACAACCGACTGCGAATCCTTTCGCCAACCCTTATGGAGCAAATGCCAATCCATACGGCCCCGGTATGCCTGTACAAGCATATAATCCCTATCATACTGGCCTCATTTGA